One Gammaproteobacteria bacterium DNA window includes the following coding sequences:
- a CDS encoding addiction module protein: MISEQIKDEISRLVLSKKLLLVENIWDSIATSNSEIPMSKWQKQELVRRYKEYKEGKLALRDWNRVHKELRDKYK, translated from the coding sequence ATGATATCTGAACAAATAAAAGATGAAATCAGTAGATTAGTATTATCTAAAAAACTACTGCTCGTTGAAAATATATGGGACTCTATTGCCACCAGTAATTCGGAAATTCCTATGTCAAAGTGGCAAAAGCAAGAGCTGGTCAGAAGATATAAAGAATATAAAGAAGGGAAGCTGGCACTTCGTGATTGGAATAGGGTGCATAAAGAACTGCGCGATAAATATAAATGA